The following proteins come from a genomic window of Flavobacteriaceae bacterium MAR_2010_188:
- a CDS encoding 2-oxoglutarate dehydrogenase E2 component (dihydrolipoamide succinyltransferase) (manually curated) codes for MSKFELKMPKMGESITEGTIINWLVKEGDSFDEEDILLEVATDKVDNEVPAPNSGVIKEIKFAANDVVEVGQVLAILEISENGVSNKKKKIQIEDEVERDSNNVNQTNKSADKPLSKTDSNKNFTVSNENQFFSPLIINIAKEQHISFEELSRIPSTGKNGRLRKSDLFEYINEGRPYKFPQPSKTDNSGFKVPDLNFDKGTGKVVKMDRMRQMIADHMVYSMHTSPHVTSYVEADLTSLVDWRNLNKANFQKKYGEKLTFTPLFIEAVAKAIKDFPNINASVDGNTIIVKEDINIGMAAALPSGNLIVPVVKNADQKDLVSLAKNVNELADKARNNNLKGDEIKGGTFTISNVGTFGSLMGTPIINQPEVAILALGIIKKRAEVLETTKGYEIAIRDMMFLSLSFDHRVVDGFLGGSFLKRIAENLENFDVNREL; via the coding sequence ATGTCAAAATTTGAATTAAAAATGCCCAAGATGGGCGAGAGCATAACCGAAGGAACAATCATAAATTGGCTCGTTAAAGAAGGTGATTCTTTTGATGAAGAAGACATTTTGCTAGAAGTCGCAACAGATAAAGTCGATAATGAAGTCCCTGCGCCCAATTCTGGAGTTATTAAAGAAATAAAATTTGCCGCCAACGATGTTGTTGAAGTAGGACAAGTTCTAGCAATCCTAGAAATCTCAGAAAATGGCGTTTCAAACAAAAAAAAGAAGATTCAAATTGAGGATGAAGTTGAACGAGATTCAAACAATGTAAATCAAACTAACAAATCAGCTGATAAACCTTTATCCAAAACCGATTCCAACAAAAACTTTACAGTTTCAAATGAAAATCAATTCTTTTCACCTTTAATAATCAATATTGCTAAAGAACAGCACATCAGTTTTGAAGAACTTTCAAGAATTCCTTCAACTGGGAAAAATGGGAGATTAAGGAAAAGTGACCTTTTTGAGTACATAAATGAAGGTCGGCCGTATAAATTCCCCCAACCGTCAAAGACAGATAATTCTGGTTTTAAGGTGCCCGACTTAAATTTTGACAAAGGAACTGGAAAAGTTGTAAAGATGGATCGTATGCGGCAGATGATTGCCGACCATATGGTTTATTCCATGCATACGTCTCCGCATGTTACCTCTTATGTAGAAGCTGATTTGACAAGCCTGGTCGACTGGCGAAATTTGAATAAAGCCAATTTTCAGAAAAAGTATGGTGAAAAATTAACCTTTACGCCACTCTTTATCGAGGCTGTAGCAAAGGCTATAAAAGACTTTCCGAATATAAATGCCTCGGTAGATGGTAATACTATTATTGTAAAGGAAGACATCAATATAGGTATGGCCGCTGCTTTGCCTAGCGGTAATCTGATTGTGCCCGTGGTAAAGAATGCTGACCAAAAAGATTTAGTGTCCTTGGCAAAAAATGTAAATGAACTCGCCGATAAAGCAAGAAATAATAATCTTAAAGGCGATGAGATTAAAGGCGGAACCTTTACAATTTCGAACGTTGGGACTTTTGGTAGTCTAATGGGAACGCCCATAATCAATCAACCCGAAGTGGCAATCTTGGCCTTGGGAATCATTAAAAAAAGAGCTGAGGTTTTAGAAACCACAAAGGGATATGAAATTGCCATTCGCGATATGATGTTTCTCTCGCTTTCTTTTGATCATCGAGTTGTAGATGGATTTTTAGGAGGAAGTTTTTTAAAGAGAATTGCCGAAAATTTAGAAAATTTTGATGTGAACCGAGAATTATGA
- a CDS encoding phenylacetic acid degradation protein encodes MIFSFQEYIPVVHESSFVHPLAAVTGNVIIGKDCYVGPGAAIRGDWGQIILEDGVNVQENCTIHMFPGKSITLSESAHIGHGAIIHGANIGRNVLVGMNSVIMDDSQIGEESIIGAMTFVKAETVIPRRRLVVGNPAKIIRRVSDEMIDWKTKGTRLYQQLPKECHDSLREVEPLRKVPENMKMQEEAYATLRDFMKK; translated from the coding sequence ATGATTTTTTCGTTTCAGGAATATATACCCGTGGTTCATGAAAGCAGTTTTGTGCATCCTTTAGCGGCCGTTACTGGTAATGTAATAATCGGTAAGGATTGCTATGTCGGTCCAGGGGCTGCGATTCGAGGCGACTGGGGCCAAATAATTTTAGAAGATGGAGTGAATGTGCAGGAGAATTGTACTATCCACATGTTTCCAGGAAAATCAATTACCTTATCCGAAAGCGCTCATATTGGTCATGGAGCAATTATCCATGGAGCTAATATTGGTCGAAATGTTTTAGTAGGAATGAATTCTGTGATTATGGATGATTCACAGATTGGGGAGGAAAGCATAATCGGAGCTATGACTTTTGTGAAAGCTGAAACGGTTATTCCCCGAAGAAGGTTGGTGGTTGGTAATCCTGCGAAGATTATAAGACGGGTGAGTGATGAAATGATAGACTGGAAAACAAAAGGAACAAGGCTTTATCAGCAGTTGCCCAAGGAATGCCATGATAGCTTGCGAGAAGTTGAACCATTAAGAAAGGTTCCGGAAAATATGAAGATGCAAGAAGAGGCGTATGCTACGCTTCGGGATTTTATGAAAAAGTAA
- a CDS encoding oxepin-CoA hydrolase / 3-oxo-5,6-dehydrosuberyl-CoA semialdehyde dehydrogenase, with product MSKIQHYIQGQWKEGTEDGYPVLDSITSEVIGNISIDGLDIPEILQYGRTKGESLRKMTFQERGNMIKSLALYLTKKKEQFYEISYKTGATRVDSWIDIEGGFGNLFANASLRKLFPNQPFHVEGDPIDLSRGGRFMAHHIMVPKKGVAVHINAFNFPVWGMLEKCAVNWMAGVPAVVLPAPSSSYLAEAVAREIIASGILPEGSLQLINGTIKNILDSVESQDVVTFTGSAKTGRLLKAHPRIIQESVPFTMEADSLNASVLGEDSVSGTPEFDLFIKEVRKEMTVKCGQKCTAIRRVIVPENLIEDVQIALAQALDKVTIGDPRLKEVRMGSLISKTQVEAVRDSVNDLAKEAEIVYGNLDKIDTIGAAYEQGAFISPILLRANHPFESTVIHEREAFGPVCTIMPYKTLDDAIKLALMGKGSLVSSIATNDDNIAKDYVINAASHHGRILVLNRESAKESTGHGSPLPNLVHGGPGRAGGGEEMGGMRGIKHYLQRTAIQGSPTTLTEITGIYQPNAKYKEAEMHPFKYHWDDIEAGMSLKTHKRTLTDTDIINFGNVTWDHFYAHTDITSLDGSIFEKRTAHGYFIISAAAGLFVYPNKGPVAANYGLEDCRFLRPLYHNDTIYVRLTCKQKVDRDVASAEHPSGIVKWFVEVFDSEDELVALATILTMVQKKQETFVEMTDDKIDELLNNITAESKPKWGSMSPQHMLEHLEYTYRIASGEIQDFDVNTPEMHLEKVHASLYTYDKMPRNFEFPLTEKSNMKELRFKDIDEAKSKMVEARSKYIEFFKENPEARTKNVVFGDLNEYEWYLMERKHLNHHFEQFGLI from the coding sequence ATGAGTAAAATTCAACATTACATTCAAGGACAATGGAAAGAAGGGACTGAAGATGGTTATCCTGTTCTAGATTCTATTACTTCAGAAGTTATCGGTAATATTTCTATCGACGGTCTGGATATTCCTGAAATCCTTCAATATGGAAGAACAAAAGGTGAATCTCTTAGAAAAATGACTTTTCAAGAACGTGGCAATATGATCAAAAGCCTCGCTCTCTATCTAACTAAAAAGAAAGAACAATTTTATGAAATAAGCTATAAAACTGGAGCTACAAGGGTCGATAGCTGGATTGATATTGAAGGAGGTTTTGGAAATTTATTTGCCAATGCTTCACTTAGGAAATTGTTTCCCAATCAACCTTTTCATGTAGAAGGCGACCCAATTGACCTTTCGAGAGGCGGACGTTTTATGGCTCACCATATCATGGTGCCAAAAAAAGGAGTTGCGGTACATATCAATGCTTTCAACTTTCCGGTTTGGGGAATGTTAGAAAAATGTGCGGTTAACTGGATGGCGGGTGTTCCAGCGGTAGTTCTACCAGCGCCTTCATCTTCTTATTTGGCTGAAGCTGTAGCACGAGAAATTATCGCTTCCGGAATTCTTCCTGAAGGATCTTTGCAGTTAATTAATGGAACTATAAAAAATATTTTGGACTCCGTCGAATCTCAAGATGTTGTAACCTTTACTGGTTCTGCCAAAACAGGACGATTATTGAAAGCTCACCCACGAATCATCCAAGAATCGGTTCCGTTTACAATGGAGGCCGACAGTCTTAATGCTTCAGTTTTGGGTGAAGATTCAGTGTCCGGCACTCCGGAATTCGATTTATTCATAAAAGAAGTCCGTAAGGAAATGACCGTGAAGTGTGGTCAAAAATGTACCGCAATCAGAAGGGTTATCGTACCTGAAAATTTAATTGAAGATGTTCAAATCGCTTTAGCACAGGCTCTTGATAAAGTAACCATTGGTGACCCAAGATTAAAAGAGGTAAGAATGGGGTCACTGATAAGTAAAACTCAAGTTGAAGCGGTTAGGGATTCAGTAAATGATTTAGCCAAAGAAGCAGAAATTGTTTATGGGAATCTGGATAAAATCGACACCATTGGCGCAGCTTACGAGCAAGGAGCATTTATAAGTCCGATTTTATTAAGAGCTAACCATCCTTTTGAAAGTACAGTAATTCACGAAAGAGAAGCTTTTGGGCCCGTATGCACCATTATGCCTTACAAAACCTTGGATGATGCGATAAAACTTGCCCTAATGGGTAAAGGTTCACTAGTGTCATCAATTGCAACGAATGATGATAATATCGCTAAAGATTATGTAATCAATGCCGCAAGCCACCATGGTAGGATCTTAGTCTTAAACCGTGAGAGCGCAAAAGAAAGTACGGGTCACGGTTCTCCACTTCCTAATTTGGTACACGGTGGGCCAGGGAGAGCAGGTGGAGGCGAAGAAATGGGCGGTATGAGAGGCATCAAGCATTATCTGCAACGAACTGCAATACAAGGTTCTCCCACTACATTGACCGAAATTACAGGTATTTATCAACCCAACGCAAAGTATAAGGAGGCAGAAATGCATCCTTTTAAATATCACTGGGATGATATTGAAGCCGGAATGTCACTAAAGACACATAAAAGAACCCTTACCGATACCGATATTATCAACTTTGGAAATGTTACTTGGGACCATTTCTATGCACATACGGATATTACGTCTTTAGATGGAAGCATTTTCGAAAAGCGAACCGCGCACGGTTACTTTATAATTTCTGCCGCTGCAGGTCTTTTTGTCTATCCTAATAAAGGCCCCGTAGCTGCTAATTATGGACTTGAAGATTGTAGATTCTTACGCCCCCTTTATCACAATGATACCATTTATGTTCGTTTAACCTGCAAGCAAAAAGTTGATCGTGATGTTGCTTCGGCGGAACATCCAAGTGGAATTGTAAAATGGTTTGTTGAGGTTTTCGATTCTGAAGATGAGTTGGTTGCACTCGCAACAATTTTGACCATGGTTCAGAAAAAACAGGAAACTTTTGTTGAAATGACCGACGACAAAATTGATGAATTGTTGAATAATATAACTGCAGAAAGCAAACCGAAGTGGGGGTCGATGAGTCCTCAACACATGCTTGAACATCTGGAGTATACCTATAGGATTGCTTCAGGTGAAATTCAAGATTTTGATGTTAATACTCCTGAAATGCATCTAGAAAAAGTACATGCAAGTTTATATACTTACGATAAGATGCCAAGGAATTTTGAATTTCCCTTAACCGAGAAATCAAACATGAAAGAATTAAGGTTTAAAGACATCGATGAAGCCAAATCAAAAATGGTGGAGGCCCGTTCAAAATATATAGAGTTTTTTAAGGAGAATCCAGAAGCCAGAACGAAAAATGTGGTCTTTGGCGATTTGAATGAATATGAATGGTACTTAATGGAGAGAAAACATTTAAATCACCATTTTGAGCAGTTTGGGCTTATTTAA
- a CDS encoding branched-chain amino acid aminotransferase, with translation MKMKKQIKITRTKESKVDKVDFENIPLGKTFTDHMFICDSENGKWTNPRVEPLSLIPTHPAAMALHYGQAIFEGMKATTDQKGVPMLFRPEQNAKRLNKSADRLGMPSVPEELFVDAVKSLVAVEKSWIPPQEGSALYLRPFMYADEPFIGMRAATHFKFIIIASPSGPFFTKKIKLFAEKKYIRAMEGGTGEAKAAGNYAAAIRPTEKAKAKGYDQVLWLDGVEHKYIQEVGTMNIFFKINGEIITPNLDGAILRGITRMSVIEILQDKGYKVSERPISIDEIIEAEMAGSLEEAFGTGTAVGIAMIEEIGFGKKTIHISKDNPVAEMVLKTLNGIRNGKIEDKFNWMKKVDSNLGVTPIAKQKVSQN, from the coding sequence ATGAAAATGAAAAAACAAATAAAAATTACCAGAACTAAAGAATCTAAAGTAGACAAAGTAGATTTTGAAAACATTCCGCTAGGTAAAACCTTTACCGACCATATGTTTATCTGCGATTCCGAAAATGGAAAATGGACGAATCCAAGGGTCGAACCTTTAAGTCTCATTCCAACGCATCCAGCGGCGATGGCTTTACATTACGGTCAAGCGATTTTTGAAGGGATGAAGGCAACTACCGACCAAAAAGGAGTCCCGATGCTTTTTAGGCCAGAGCAAAATGCTAAACGGCTTAACAAAAGTGCCGATAGGCTTGGCATGCCCTCTGTCCCAGAAGAATTATTTGTAGACGCAGTAAAATCCTTAGTGGCTGTAGAAAAAAGCTGGATTCCACCGCAAGAAGGAAGTGCGCTTTATTTAAGACCGTTTATGTATGCCGACGAACCATTTATTGGGATGAGAGCTGCCACACATTTCAAATTTATAATTATCGCTTCGCCTTCAGGACCCTTTTTTACCAAAAAAATTAAGCTTTTTGCAGAGAAAAAGTATATCCGAGCGATGGAAGGCGGTACCGGAGAAGCTAAAGCGGCCGGTAATTATGCCGCGGCGATTAGGCCAACCGAAAAAGCGAAAGCGAAAGGTTACGATCAAGTTCTTTGGTTAGACGGCGTAGAACATAAATATATTCAAGAGGTTGGCACCATGAATATTTTCTTCAAAATCAATGGAGAAATAATCACCCCGAACTTGGATGGAGCAATTTTAAGAGGAATTACTCGAATGAGCGTTATCGAGATTTTACAAGATAAAGGGTATAAAGTTTCTGAGAGACCTATTTCCATCGATGAAATTATTGAGGCCGAAATGGCCGGAAGCTTAGAAGAAGCATTTGGTACCGGCACTGCGGTAGGGATTGCCATGATTGAAGAGATTGGTTTTGGAAAAAAAACCATTCATATTTCTAAGGATAATCCCGTTGCCGAGATGGTGCTAAAAACTTTAAACGGAATTCGCAACGGCAAGATTGAGGATAAGTTTAATTGGATGAAGAAAGTAGATTCTAATTTGGGTGTTACCCCGATTGCGAAACAAAAAGTTTCGCAGAATTGA
- a CDS encoding methylglutaconyl-CoA hydratase, protein MSKAPYVNKHIENNIAYIEFFHPSHNSLPGDLLARLAETITDAGNDEDVKLIVLKSGGDRTFCAGASFKELININDQETGRIFFSGFANVINAMRKCPKFIIGRVQGKTVGGGVGLASATDYCMATKFAAIKLSELNIGIGPFVVGPAVERKLGISGMSQIAIDADTFYSAEWAKDKGLFTHVFDSTEELDTAVEEFATKLCSYNQEAMKEMKKIFWRGTEDWDQLLVERANISGRLVLSDFTKETLKRFK, encoded by the coding sequence ATGAGTAAAGCACCATACGTAAATAAACACATAGAAAATAACATAGCCTATATTGAATTTTTTCATCCGTCACACAATTCTCTTCCGGGTGATTTATTGGCAAGATTAGCCGAAACAATTACTGACGCAGGAAATGATGAGGATGTGAAATTAATAGTTCTTAAAAGTGGAGGAGATAGAACGTTTTGCGCCGGGGCAAGTTTTAAGGAATTGATCAATATCAATGATCAAGAAACGGGCAGGATATTTTTCTCTGGGTTTGCAAATGTTATCAATGCAATGAGAAAATGCCCGAAGTTTATCATTGGTAGAGTCCAAGGTAAAACTGTTGGTGGTGGCGTTGGGTTGGCATCTGCAACCGATTACTGTATGGCGACTAAGTTTGCTGCTATTAAACTTAGCGAATTAAATATAGGAATCGGTCCGTTTGTAGTTGGGCCAGCCGTTGAAAGAAAATTAGGAATAAGTGGCATGTCACAAATTGCGATCGATGCAGATACATTTTACTCGGCAGAATGGGCAAAGGACAAGGGACTTTTTACTCATGTATTTGATTCAACCGAAGAACTAGATACTGCAGTAGAGGAATTTGCGACTAAACTTTGTTCATATAATCAGGAAGCAATGAAGGAAATGAAAAAAATATTCTGGAGGGGCACTGAAGATTGGGATCAATTATTAGTAGAGCGAGCAAATATAAGTGGACGTTTAGTGTTGAGTGATTTTACTAAGGAAACTCTAAAACGATTTAAATAA